The proteins below are encoded in one region of Bremerella sp. P1:
- a CDS encoding efflux RND transporter permease subunit — MKKLFERWIALRWLLLAIGIALTVGAVYLGRGLSFDRSIENMFAADDPLIQSHERFNRIFGGNEVILGVYKDDQLFADDGSGLDRVRAVRTKIEELDGVKEVLSLDRDLTRNFVLDPESEAGIQLKELFAGYTHNQEGSIVALPIQLIPKSATTISRVELIGQIRAIFNELPEGMITGEPVMVVDGFKYVEEDGDRLGWATSLLLAAVILLVFRNIRWMIIAIVVVQVTLQWTHAALAVSGLQLSMVSSMLTAIVTVIGVATVVHYILRFRQYRDEGQEPKEALASASGYLLAPVFWACATDAVGFSALLITSVGPVHDFGIMMAVGAMLVLPAVLVFLPGLVLAGSPWMVDPASPWGDAKLSSGLSRTINSIVKRPVILTVLILLAFAVSLWGATRLRVESDFTKNFRDTTPIVQAYAFVEDELGGAGVWDVAIPAPEHLTWEYIQEVQALEDRLRTEVPELSKVLSLADVVSAMMEAAEKKSFIRLPKFTLMRIGMKSLQAQLPETLNSLYSNDPDNPDEYWFRIMLLSKERQDAQTKQETIEAVRRVVAEFYAEKQANAKEAEAEEDDETTVHDSEPIVSGFFVLLTHLIDSLIRDQWQSFALAIAGIGLTMTLAFRSLKMALLALIPNVLPILMVTGAFGLLGYRINMGAAMIAAVSMGLGVDASIHYIYGFQRSIAAGLTPSAALVEVQQSVGKAVIFATFALIAGFSVLCVSDFVPTIYFGVLVGLTMLGALVGNLIILPLLIKLLVIGRTESSA; from the coding sequence GTGAAGAAACTATTCGAGAGATGGATCGCTTTACGCTGGCTACTTTTGGCTATCGGGATTGCGCTGACGGTAGGGGCCGTCTATCTAGGACGAGGCCTCTCGTTTGATCGTTCGATCGAAAATATGTTTGCCGCGGACGACCCTCTCATTCAATCGCACGAACGATTCAATCGGATCTTCGGCGGCAACGAGGTCATTCTAGGCGTCTACAAGGACGATCAACTCTTTGCTGACGATGGCAGTGGTCTGGACCGAGTTCGCGCCGTACGAACCAAAATCGAAGAACTGGATGGCGTCAAAGAGGTCCTCTCACTCGATCGCGATCTGACGCGAAACTTCGTGCTCGATCCCGAGTCGGAGGCTGGCATTCAGCTGAAAGAGCTGTTCGCCGGCTACACGCACAATCAAGAAGGCAGCATCGTCGCTTTGCCAATTCAGTTGATCCCCAAGAGTGCAACGACCATAAGTCGTGTCGAGTTGATTGGCCAGATTCGGGCCATCTTCAACGAACTTCCCGAAGGGATGATCACTGGTGAACCGGTCATGGTGGTCGATGGGTTCAAGTACGTGGAAGAGGATGGAGATCGCCTGGGCTGGGCAACCTCCCTTCTGCTGGCGGCGGTGATTCTTCTCGTCTTTCGCAACATCCGCTGGATGATCATTGCCATTGTGGTTGTACAAGTCACTTTGCAATGGACCCATGCGGCCTTGGCCGTAAGTGGTTTGCAGCTGAGTATGGTTAGCTCGATGCTGACGGCGATCGTGACCGTCATTGGTGTCGCAACGGTCGTCCATTACATACTTCGCTTTCGCCAATACCGTGATGAAGGACAAGAGCCGAAGGAGGCCTTGGCATCCGCATCGGGCTACTTGTTGGCTCCGGTATTCTGGGCATGTGCAACCGATGCGGTGGGATTCTCGGCACTGTTGATCACCAGTGTCGGCCCAGTGCACGACTTTGGCATCATGATGGCCGTCGGGGCCATGTTGGTGCTCCCCGCCGTTTTGGTTTTTCTGCCAGGGCTGGTTCTGGCTGGCAGTCCTTGGATGGTAGATCCGGCAAGTCCGTGGGGCGATGCCAAGCTGAGTTCTGGCTTGTCGCGGACGATCAACTCGATCGTAAAGCGGCCTGTGATTCTTACCGTGTTGATTCTGCTGGCGTTCGCCGTTTCGTTGTGGGGGGCCACACGACTTCGCGTGGAAAGCGATTTCACGAAGAACTTCCGCGATACGACGCCGATCGTTCAGGCCTATGCCTTTGTGGAGGATGAACTGGGCGGGGCGGGAGTTTGGGACGTCGCCATCCCCGCGCCAGAACACCTGACGTGGGAATACATCCAAGAAGTTCAGGCATTGGAAGATCGCCTGAGAACCGAGGTCCCGGAGCTTTCCAAGGTGCTGAGCCTGGCCGATGTTGTCTCGGCGATGATGGAAGCTGCTGAGAAGAAGAGCTTCATTCGGCTGCCCAAGTTCACCTTGATGCGTATTGGCATGAAATCGCTTCAAGCTCAACTGCCAGAGACGCTCAATTCGCTCTACTCGAACGACCCCGATAACCCAGACGAATATTGGTTCCGAATCATGCTCCTCTCGAAGGAGCGGCAAGATGCACAGACCAAACAGGAAACGATTGAGGCTGTGCGGCGTGTCGTTGCCGAATTCTACGCCGAGAAGCAGGCCAATGCGAAAGAGGCCGAAGCCGAAGAGGACGACGAAACAACGGTCCACGATAGCGAACCGATCGTCAGTGGCTTTTTTGTGCTGCTGACGCATCTGATCGATAGCCTGATTCGCGACCAGTGGCAATCATTCGCCCTGGCGATCGCCGGCATCGGTTTAACGATGACGCTGGCATTTCGCAGCTTGAAGATGGCCCTGTTGGCCCTGATTCCTAACGTGCTACCTATTTTGATGGTAACCGGGGCATTTGGCCTGCTTGGATACCGAATCAATATGGGTGCCGCCATGATCGCCGCCGTTTCCATGGGGCTGGGGGTCGATGCTTCGATTCATTACATCTATGGATTCCAACGCAGTATTGCGGCGGGACTGACCCCCAGTGCCGCCTTGGTCGAAGTTCAGCAAAGCGTCGGCAAAGCGGTCATATTTGCCACGTTTGCGCTGATCGCAGGCTTCAGTGTGCTGTGCGTAAGTGATTTTGTGCCCACGATTTACTTCGGCGTGCTGGTGGGGCTGACGATGCTTGGGGCGCTGGTGGGAAATCTGATTATCTTGCCCCTTCTCATCAAGCTTCTGGTGATTGGACGGACCGAATCATCGGCCTGA
- a CDS encoding carbohydrate ABC transporter permease: MTWLQKSTIYALLIFFATIYSVPLVVMLSGSLKSPTEIQANPNQLIPQSWQWENYATAVSSMPFWQYLSNTLVLCLGSVVGTLLSCSMAAYAFAKLKWWGRDKLFAVLIGTMLLPWHVTMIPRFLLLREVGLYNTLGALIVPTFLGDAFSIFLLRQFFRTIPEDISEAARIDGLSEWGIYWRIILPMSVPALATVGLFQFVAAWNDFSGPLLFLSNKDKFPLAYGLEQFVSSYADQTHLLLAAATLFTLPIVVLFFFAQKTFLKGIATTGLKD; this comes from the coding sequence ATGACTTGGCTACAGAAGTCGACGATCTATGCGTTGCTCATCTTCTTCGCGACGATCTACAGCGTACCGCTAGTCGTGATGCTTTCCGGTTCGCTCAAATCGCCGACCGAGATTCAAGCCAATCCGAATCAGCTCATTCCACAATCCTGGCAGTGGGAAAACTATGCCACGGCGGTCAGTTCGATGCCGTTCTGGCAATACCTTTCCAACACGCTAGTACTCTGCCTGGGCTCGGTCGTGGGAACCTTGCTTTCCTGTTCGATGGCTGCCTATGCATTTGCCAAGTTGAAATGGTGGGGCCGCGATAAGCTGTTTGCCGTACTGATTGGCACAATGCTGCTTCCCTGGCACGTGACAATGATTCCCCGATTCCTGCTCCTACGCGAAGTAGGGCTCTACAACACGCTCGGGGCGTTGATTGTGCCGACGTTCCTGGGTGATGCGTTTTCTATTTTTCTGCTGCGGCAATTCTTTCGCACGATTCCGGAAGACATCAGCGAGGCCGCTCGAATCGATGGACTCTCAGAGTGGGGCATCTATTGGCGGATCATCCTGCCCATGTCCGTGCCGGCCCTGGCGACCGTTGGGCTGTTTCAATTCGTTGCCGCTTGGAACGACTTCAGCGGTCCACTCTTGTTCCTGAGCAATAAGGACAAGTTTCCGCTGGCGTATGGTCTCGAGCAGTTCGTCAGTAGCTACGCCGATCAAACGCACCTACTGCTGGCAGCCGCAACACTGTTCACGTTGCCTATTGTGGTGCTGTTCTTCTTCGCCCAGAAAACGTTCCTGAAAGGAATCGCGACGACCGGACTGAAGGACTGA
- a CDS encoding extracellular solute-binding protein, which produces MNASSSLRGMLAIALIAVLGIGLLASQQWLTASDVQVPSDREEVVFWHFWGGADRAIVEDVAKRFNESQNEYYVRPIAMPGNNLDLKFFLSVTGGDPPDLLNIDDPVIADWGHRGAILALDEVATPDEVERLQVWLFPAARRLVTYENRLYGVPNGLDIRALYVNKTMLARYGLSSPKTIADLDHIAETIAPPGQSKPYQHHGYLPDSRRIWAWGPVFGGRFYDSSDGQVTLTSPEIESALTWMVSYRDRYGPSEIARFRHGDQSLPGKTFPLFAERYAVVMDGQWRVHDIRAFQKSQAEKREEVTQFDAIPLPVPPGGKPNAGWVNGNNFVIPRGANASRGAWEFIKFWCGFDGQEAAAAKTCVAGGWIPVSQHVVDEPTFQQFLDEEPLFRTFIELAGSENQYPVPVIPGAPYFNNEVKNLAESAMSSPKEPDLPQMLKEAEARIQSQIDRARNEQ; this is translated from the coding sequence ATGAACGCTTCCTCGTCACTACGCGGAATGCTCGCGATCGCATTGATTGCCGTGCTAGGGATTGGCCTTTTGGCATCACAGCAATGGCTAACCGCGAGTGACGTCCAAGTCCCCAGCGATCGCGAAGAGGTTGTCTTCTGGCACTTCTGGGGCGGGGCCGATCGAGCAATTGTCGAAGATGTTGCCAAGCGGTTTAACGAGTCGCAGAACGAATACTACGTTCGCCCCATTGCCATGCCAGGCAACAACCTCGACCTGAAGTTCTTTCTTAGTGTTACCGGTGGCGATCCGCCTGACCTATTGAATATCGACGATCCCGTGATCGCCGATTGGGGACATCGCGGGGCGATTCTGGCATTGGACGAAGTCGCCACACCAGACGAGGTCGAACGACTTCAAGTGTGGCTTTTTCCCGCTGCACGTCGGCTCGTGACTTATGAGAATCGCTTGTACGGCGTCCCCAACGGTCTTGATATCCGAGCCCTGTACGTCAACAAAACGATGCTCGCTCGCTACGGTCTTTCCTCACCGAAAACAATCGCCGACCTGGACCATATCGCCGAAACGATCGCTCCGCCGGGTCAGTCCAAACCATACCAGCATCACGGGTATCTGCCAGACTCGCGGCGTATTTGGGCCTGGGGTCCTGTGTTTGGCGGTCGGTTTTACGATTCCAGCGATGGCCAAGTCACGCTGACATCGCCCGAGATCGAGTCCGCATTGACCTGGATGGTCAGCTACCGTGATCGCTACGGTCCTTCCGAGATTGCTCGATTCCGTCACGGTGACCAATCCCTTCCTGGCAAAACATTTCCACTATTTGCGGAGCGTTATGCAGTCGTCATGGATGGCCAATGGCGTGTCCATGACATCCGTGCGTTTCAGAAGTCGCAGGCCGAGAAGCGAGAGGAAGTCACCCAGTTCGATGCAATTCCCCTGCCGGTACCACCTGGCGGCAAACCCAACGCAGGCTGGGTCAACGGCAACAACTTTGTGATCCCACGAGGAGCCAATGCCTCGCGTGGGGCTTGGGAGTTCATCAAGTTTTGGTGTGGCTTTGATGGGCAAGAGGCCGCAGCGGCGAAGACCTGCGTGGCCGGTGGCTGGATTCCCGTTTCTCAGCACGTGGTCGACGAACCAACCTTTCAGCAATTCCTGGACGAGGAACCGCTGTTTCGCACATTCATCGAACTGGCAGGCAGCGAGAACCAATATCCGGTCCCTGTTATTCCTGGGGCTCCTTACTTCAATAACGAGGTAAAGAACCTAGCCGAGTCGGCAATGTCCAGTCCCAAGGAGCCTGATCTTCCGCAAATGCTGAAAGAAGCCGAAGCCAGAATCCAGTCGCAAATCGATCGCGCGAGGAACGAGCAATGA
- a CDS encoding carbohydrate ABC transporter permease encodes MQHHADSSDIAETASRESRRRWRSWITAAGFASPWLVGLLALFIYPFVVSLYWSFCQYDLINPPRFVGMENYQQLANEIATGTGIAHALWNTGYYALLSVPLSIILGVGLATLLSCDIRGQSIFRTLFYLPSVIPVVAASILWMWLLNPADGLVNSVLGSLGLWQPQWFASPAELVSPDSLTEAAWANNSAPIGSKDALVLMSLWGMGNFMVIYLAAIGDIPKSLYEAARIDGAGPIRRFVNVTLPLLTPIIFFNLVMGLIQSVQAFTQIYIVSEGRGAPADSTLVISLHLFLSAFQHLNMGYASAVAWLLFALLGIATWFLFTTSRRWVYEGVR; translated from the coding sequence TTGCAACATCACGCGGACAGTTCAGACATCGCCGAAACGGCCTCGCGAGAGTCGCGCCGCCGCTGGCGTTCATGGATTACCGCAGCCGGCTTCGCAAGTCCCTGGCTGGTGGGACTCTTAGCGTTATTCATTTATCCGTTTGTTGTTTCGCTATACTGGAGCTTTTGCCAGTACGATTTGATCAATCCACCCCGGTTTGTGGGGATGGAAAATTACCAGCAACTGGCAAACGAAATCGCCACCGGCACTGGGATCGCCCATGCCCTCTGGAATACTGGCTACTACGCGCTGCTCTCGGTACCGCTGTCCATCATTTTGGGGGTAGGCCTGGCGACGCTTCTCTCGTGCGATATCCGCGGACAGTCGATTTTTCGCACGCTGTTTTACCTGCCATCGGTCATTCCGGTAGTCGCTGCCAGTATCTTGTGGATGTGGCTCTTGAATCCAGCCGATGGCCTGGTGAACTCCGTCCTCGGCTCACTCGGACTGTGGCAACCGCAATGGTTCGCTTCGCCAGCAGAGCTTGTTTCGCCCGACTCGCTTACGGAAGCGGCCTGGGCGAACAACTCAGCACCGATCGGCTCGAAAGACGCCCTCGTTTTAATGAGCTTGTGGGGCATGGGCAATTTCATGGTGATTTACCTGGCGGCGATTGGCGACATCCCCAAATCGCTTTACGAAGCGGCCAGGATCGATGGCGCTGGTCCCATCCGAAGATTCGTCAATGTCACTCTCCCTCTGTTAACGCCAATCATCTTCTTCAATCTGGTCATGGGACTGATTCAATCGGTTCAGGCCTTCACGCAGATCTACATCGTGAGCGAAGGACGTGGAGCCCCAGCCGACTCGACCCTTGTCATCAGCTTGCACTTGTTTCTAAGTGCGTTTCAACACTTGAATATGGGGTACGCATCGGCCGTGGCATGGCTGCTGTTTGCCCTGCTGGGCATCGCTACCTGGTTCTTATTCACGACCTCCCGGCGCTGGGTTTATGAGGGAGTACGCTAA
- a CDS encoding penicillin acylase family protein produces MEFPRLARDISIERDDAGVPHIHAKSQDDALYGLGYMHATDRLTQILFARAIASGQAAETIAARDELLETDRFFRRVGLHRNQPRERDYWPEETQKQVEHYCSGVNDGMKAVGHTLPMWAIGFEAAPWEPVSVLYIGNLLSFGGLAVSQLENERIVIELIQAGGDEAALRELFPGRLEHVDFDLVRKVHHVRRMSDEALEVLMDLPRLAGSNAWVVGPTKSKSGSPLLCSDPHLETNRLPAIWYEAVLKWNDEYAVGATLPGCPLFAVGRTKKVSWGVTYMKGDTTDFFIEEVRKSREGNWQYRREEDWIDFQVREEGIGCKGRPPETMRVFENPQGALEVDPEQFGDGYYFSLAWTGLFPHSGMAIASWLDMLNAESAAEALDVAKECPQPTLCWVASDVDGNIGLQGNGRFPRRRYDASGLGPVAAWDARNHWQGMIATDKLPRIYNPECGYIATANEDINEPGKPKFVSQTLPDYRKRRIVERLDELMQITPEEMQNLQYDLLSVQAREILPLLLVYAPDALKEKLADWDFRYDPESTEAVAFQRFYRNTLLEIFGHERGMGPRRTLYLVSRAGFSSMIIAACDAVLKKETSLWWQTRDKGEMIRTAGEKVLLEREMTWGEFNNFHFTDRFFGGSQVGRLLGFDSPKYPMPGCHATVFQGHVLQTATRESTFAPSYHFVTDMSTDEAWTNLPGGPCESRFSWYYKSDVPLWMDGEYKKLAPKWEPKETSLPEESPQIPPP; encoded by the coding sequence ATGGAATTTCCCCGTCTAGCCAGAGATATTTCGATCGAACGCGACGATGCTGGTGTGCCCCATATTCATGCCAAATCGCAGGATGACGCACTGTACGGCTTGGGGTATATGCACGCGACCGACCGGCTGACGCAGATTCTCTTTGCACGAGCGATCGCATCGGGACAGGCTGCCGAAACCATCGCTGCCCGTGACGAGCTGCTGGAAACGGACCGTTTTTTTCGTCGCGTGGGTCTGCACCGAAATCAGCCACGCGAGCGAGACTACTGGCCAGAAGAAACACAGAAGCAAGTCGAGCATTACTGCTCTGGGGTAAATGATGGGATGAAGGCCGTTGGGCACACGTTGCCCATGTGGGCCATCGGCTTTGAAGCGGCTCCCTGGGAACCTGTCTCCGTCTTATACATTGGCAACCTGTTAAGTTTTGGCGGGTTGGCTGTTAGCCAACTGGAAAACGAACGAATCGTCATCGAGCTTATTCAGGCCGGTGGAGATGAAGCCGCATTGCGGGAGCTTTTCCCGGGGCGGCTAGAACACGTCGACTTCGACTTGGTGCGGAAGGTGCATCATGTACGACGAATGTCTGACGAGGCACTGGAAGTTTTGATGGATCTGCCACGTCTGGCGGGCAGTAATGCTTGGGTGGTTGGGCCAACAAAGTCAAAAAGTGGTAGTCCCCTGCTCTGCTCTGATCCGCACCTGGAAACCAACCGATTGCCGGCCATCTGGTACGAAGCCGTGTTGAAGTGGAACGACGAATATGCGGTTGGGGCGACGCTACCGGGGTGTCCCTTGTTTGCCGTCGGGCGAACGAAGAAAGTCAGCTGGGGTGTCACTTACATGAAAGGGGACACGACGGACTTCTTTATTGAAGAGGTCCGTAAGTCGAGAGAAGGAAATTGGCAGTATCGCCGCGAAGAGGATTGGATCGACTTCCAGGTTCGCGAAGAGGGCATTGGCTGCAAGGGCCGGCCGCCTGAGACCATGCGGGTATTTGAGAACCCGCAAGGCGCGCTGGAGGTTGATCCCGAACAGTTTGGCGATGGCTATTACTTTTCATTGGCGTGGACGGGACTGTTTCCCCACTCCGGCATGGCGATTGCCTCGTGGCTGGATATGCTCAATGCCGAGAGTGCGGCCGAGGCGTTGGATGTGGCAAAAGAGTGCCCGCAACCGACGCTTTGCTGGGTAGCAAGCGATGTCGATGGCAACATCGGCTTGCAAGGTAACGGGCGATTCCCACGCCGTCGGTATGATGCCTCTGGTCTTGGCCCTGTTGCGGCATGGGATGCCCGCAATCATTGGCAGGGAATGATCGCGACCGATAAGTTGCCGCGGATCTACAATCCCGAATGCGGCTATATTGCGACGGCGAACGAGGACATCAATGAGCCTGGCAAACCGAAGTTCGTTAGCCAGACATTGCCTGACTATCGGAAGCGGCGGATTGTCGAGCGGCTAGATGAACTTATGCAGATCACGCCTGAAGAAATGCAGAATCTGCAATACGATCTGTTGAGTGTTCAGGCACGCGAGATTCTTCCCCTTCTGCTTGTGTACGCACCAGACGCACTCAAGGAAAAACTGGCTGACTGGGATTTCCGATATGATCCAGAAAGCACCGAGGCAGTCGCGTTTCAACGTTTCTATAGAAATACGCTACTCGAGATTTTTGGGCATGAGCGCGGTATGGGGCCGCGGCGGACGTTGTACCTGGTCTCGCGCGCAGGGTTTTCGAGCATGATTATCGCGGCATGCGATGCGGTATTAAAGAAGGAGACTTCTCTCTGGTGGCAGACACGCGACAAGGGAGAGATGATCCGTACCGCTGGCGAGAAGGTATTGTTGGAACGGGAAATGACCTGGGGCGAGTTCAATAACTTTCACTTCACCGATCGCTTCTTCGGAGGTAGCCAGGTGGGAAGATTGCTAGGGTTTGATAGCCCCAAATATCCGATGCCTGGGTGTCACGCGACGGTGTTCCAAGGGCATGTTCTGCAAACGGCGACGCGAGAATCAACTTTTGCGCCGAGTTACCATTTCGTCACGGATATGAGTACTGATGAGGCCTGGACGAATTTGCCTGGCGGGCCGTGTGAAAGTCGCTTCTCGTGGTACTACAAGAGCGACGTGCCGCTTTGGATGGACGGCGAATACAAGAAGCTTGCCCCCAAGTGGGAACCTAAAGAGACCAGCCTGCCAGAAGAATCACCACAAATACCACCCCCATAA
- a CDS encoding DUF6677 family protein, whose protein sequence is MSNDAGSASPKADQDPFAPVPVDLKNPTTAIFLAWLIPGAGHLYQGRRGKGILFLVCILSIYFLGLSMGGGRVVYAKWDNEEKRLPLICQLGVGLPTLPALAQALLVRQKMDPVEIAGARIMAPPIDGEMAELHRTYGYLFEMGTLYTMIAGLLNVLVIYDAGAGPVWMVPDSEKKKRAQGEDSGDDDMPESDAKNSESKETSASA, encoded by the coding sequence ATGTCGAATGATGCCGGGTCTGCTTCCCCAAAGGCCGACCAAGATCCCTTCGCCCCCGTCCCAGTGGATCTGAAGAACCCTACCACCGCCATCTTCCTGGCATGGCTCATCCCCGGTGCGGGACACCTCTACCAGGGTCGTCGCGGCAAAGGAATTTTGTTCCTGGTTTGCATTCTCTCGATCTACTTCCTCGGCCTTTCGATGGGCGGAGGTCGGGTCGTTTATGCCAAGTGGGACAACGAAGAAAAACGGCTTCCCTTGATTTGCCAATTGGGCGTTGGTCTTCCTACCCTTCCGGCGCTGGCCCAGGCGTTACTGGTACGCCAGAAGATGGACCCAGTCGAGATCGCTGGAGCCCGTATCATGGCACCGCCAATCGATGGCGAAATGGCCGAGCTTCATCGCACGTACGGCTACCTGTTTGAGATGGGTACGCTGTACACCATGATCGCTGGTCTATTAAACGTGCTGGTGATTTACGATGCCGGAGCAGGCCCCGTCTGGATGGTGCCTGATTCCGAGAAGAAGAAAAGAGCCCAAGGCGAAGACTCTGGCGATGACGATATGCCCGAGTCCGACGCGAAGAATTCCGAGTCGAAAGAAACCTCCGCGTCCGCTTAG
- a CDS encoding ATP-binding protein → MSLFFESPAYLEAVARLEYALQRQDRVAVLTGPLGSGKSTLLEKWSSKLRREGSIVPYLQTPGTFEQDFLWELAIQLKADVGLATTPTELWFQIREQLTTYALEERRVVVVIDHVEEMAPETADILLTLARLHCGTTTGGSLVLSVDSAKLRSFDVRLLKMADLKIELEAWTSEDVARFTQVYQAAFPDAHLTLDEAAIEAVSQHSEGLPRVISQILDLSRLAVEATESETVTPETVEAIREELL, encoded by the coding sequence ATGAGTCTATTTTTCGAGAGCCCTGCTTACCTGGAAGCCGTCGCCCGACTGGAGTATGCCCTTCAGCGTCAGGATCGCGTTGCGGTTTTAACCGGGCCTCTGGGAAGTGGCAAATCAACCCTGCTCGAAAAGTGGAGTTCCAAGCTTCGTCGCGAGGGATCGATCGTTCCTTACTTACAGACGCCTGGGACGTTCGAGCAAGACTTTCTGTGGGAACTCGCTATCCAACTGAAAGCAGATGTTGGCCTGGCTACGACACCAACAGAGTTGTGGTTTCAGATCCGCGAACAACTGACGACCTATGCGTTAGAAGAACGCCGAGTTGTCGTCGTGATCGATCACGTCGAAGAAATGGCACCGGAAACGGCGGATATTCTACTGACGTTAGCCCGACTGCACTGCGGGACAACGACTGGCGGTTCACTAGTTTTATCGGTCGATAGCGCGAAACTTCGCTCATTCGATGTGCGGCTCTTAAAGATGGCCGACCTGAAAATCGAGCTTGAAGCCTGGACCAGCGAAGATGTCGCTCGCTTCACGCAGGTCTATCAAGCCGCTTTCCCCGATGCTCACCTTACGCTCGACGAGGCTGCGATCGAAGCGGTCTCACAGCATTCGGAAGGGCTGCCTCGGGTGATTTCTCAGATTCTCGATCTTTCGCGACTGGCCGTCGAAGCCACGGAGTCCGAAACGGTAACGCCAGAGACGGTAGAAGCAATTCGCGAAGAACTTCTTTGA
- a CDS encoding RsmE family RNA methyltransferase: MSERFFIEYPPKAAEVTFDEAESQHLAKVMRANLGDVVVGFDGKGTEYQIELTTIGKKKVVGTVRSQAEVSREASRRLTLAVALPKGDRQRWLVEKCVELGVTRLVPLLTKRGVAQPVEKAIERLRRAVVEASKQCERNHLMVVEQGQSLEEVFASRPAASYLLHPSGEAIHHDAIVPAKEVLAIIGPEGGFTDEEVAEAAEHGCQIVSLGPRILRVETAALAIATLVTALPGP; the protein is encoded by the coding sequence ATGTCAGAACGTTTTTTTATCGAGTACCCGCCTAAGGCTGCGGAAGTTACCTTCGATGAAGCGGAATCGCAGCATTTGGCCAAGGTAATGCGGGCCAACTTGGGCGACGTGGTAGTAGGTTTCGACGGCAAGGGAACGGAATACCAGATTGAACTTACGACCATAGGCAAGAAGAAGGTAGTCGGAACCGTCCGCAGCCAAGCCGAGGTCTCGCGAGAAGCATCACGCCGGCTGACGCTTGCCGTAGCGCTACCGAAAGGGGATCGCCAGCGATGGCTGGTCGAAAAGTGCGTGGAACTTGGGGTGACTCGTTTGGTTCCCCTGCTGACCAAACGAGGTGTTGCGCAGCCGGTAGAAAAGGCCATCGAGCGGCTCCGACGTGCGGTGGTCGAAGCGAGTAAGCAGTGTGAACGAAACCACCTGATGGTGGTCGAGCAGGGGCAATCGCTGGAAGAGGTTTTCGCCTCGCGACCTGCGGCTTCCTACTTGCTTCACCCCAGCGGTGAAGCAATTCATCACGATGCCATTGTGCCTGCGAAAGAAGTCTTGGCGATTATCGGCCCTGAGGGCGGCTTCACCGATGAAGAAGTCGCGGAAGCCGCCGAGCATGGTTGCCAGATTGTGAGCCTCGGGCCACGTATTCTTCGTGTCGAGACGGCAGCGCTGGCGATCGCTACTCTGGTGACGGCTCTGCCTGGTCCTTAG
- a CDS encoding sugar phosphate isomerase/epimerase family protein: MIPLSVQLRSLRQPFRKALQTAGELKADAVEIDLRNEVRPEELTKTGIRHLKKILADYNLKVASVSFPTRRGYNVLDDLDRRVAATKAAMTSAYDLGAKVLVNHIGGIDEEISAESNTRLLEVLHDLARHADSCGVTFAAKTGQVDGPVMKQFLDQLPEGSIGVDFDPGALIINGFSADESYQALAKYVANVRGKDGVKDLARGRGIEVPLGRGTVDFPLLIASLEEARYRGYLCVEREHPENPVQEVSDGLEYLRNVQIP, translated from the coding sequence ATGATTCCACTGAGCGTCCAACTTCGCAGTCTTCGACAACCATTCCGCAAGGCCCTGCAAACGGCCGGTGAATTGAAAGCCGATGCCGTCGAAATCGACCTTCGCAATGAAGTTCGCCCGGAAGAACTCACCAAAACGGGGATCCGACACCTCAAGAAAATACTGGCCGACTACAACCTGAAAGTTGCCTCGGTCAGCTTTCCGACCCGCCGAGGTTACAACGTACTGGACGATCTTGATCGACGCGTTGCCGCTACGAAAGCCGCGATGACTTCCGCCTATGACCTGGGTGCCAAGGTATTGGTCAATCATATTGGGGGCATCGACGAGGAAATCTCCGCCGAGAGCAATACCCGCCTGCTGGAAGTCCTGCACGACCTGGCGCGCCATGCCGATTCTTGCGGCGTAACCTTTGCTGCCAAGACGGGACAGGTCGACGGTCCGGTCATGAAACAATTCCTGGACCAACTTCCCGAGGGTTCGATTGGTGTCGACTTCGATCCCGGAGCACTCATCATCAATGGCTTCTCGGCCGATGAGTCATACCAGGCGCTCGCCAAGTATGTCGCGAATGTTCGTGGTAAGGATGGTGTCAAAGACCTGGCTCGAGGGCGAGGTATCGAAGTCCCGCTTGGACGCGGCACGGTCGACTTTCCGCTATTGATCGCCTCGCTGGAGGAGGCCCGCTACCGTGGCTACCTCTGCGTCGAACGAGAACACCCAGAGAATCCCGTACAGGAAGTCTCCGACGGGCTCGAATATCTACGAAATGTACAGATCCCGTGA